The following are encoded together in the Blautia obeum ATCC 29174 genome:
- a CDS encoding substrate-binding domain-containing protein, whose product MKKKKWLSIFLVVCLISGIGGGIWYRQKRIDERRLSLVYIPKVVDKTNDFWKALILGTRMAAQEYNATIEIKAPTEENDVERQNELLKEAIEEGPDAILISPSSFTESNKILDEAKEKGIRISFIDSYTEEPVQDLTVATDNLEAGEKLGKFAASLLGPDDQIAIVAHVKGVSTAVEREEGFRKGLGDLADNIVEVVYCDSQYEKSRKLTNELMQKYPNLKMIAGMNEYSSVGAARAVKAAGAKDRIQVVGVDSSQEAVQLMENGVFKALVVQKAFKMGYMGVKETVRMLRGKDYEKDVNSGCELVTPDNMYNSEIEKLLFPFNTLKLS is encoded by the coding sequence ATGAAAAAGAAAAAATGGCTGAGTATCTTCCTGGTAGTCTGTCTGATCAGCGGAATCGGAGGTGGCATCTGGTATCGCCAGAAAAGAATTGATGAGCGCAGGCTTTCGCTTGTGTATATTCCAAAGGTCGTAGACAAGACAAATGATTTCTGGAAAGCACTGATCCTGGGAACCAGAATGGCAGCACAGGAGTACAATGCAACAATCGAGATCAAGGCGCCGACAGAAGAAAATGATGTGGAACGACAGAATGAACTACTGAAAGAGGCGATTGAAGAGGGACCGGATGCGATTCTGATCTCTCCATCCAGTTTTACAGAATCCAACAAAATATTGGATGAAGCAAAGGAAAAAGGAATTAGGATCAGTTTTATTGATTCCTATACGGAAGAACCGGTGCAGGATCTGACGGTTGCAACGGACAATCTGGAAGCAGGAGAGAAACTCGGTAAATTTGCGGCATCACTTCTCGGACCGGATGATCAGATTGCGATCGTGGCCCATGTGAAGGGTGTATCCACCGCAGTGGAGAGAGAAGAGGGATTTCGCAAAGGACTCGGAGATCTGGCAGATAATATTGTTGAGGTTGTATATTGTGATTCGCAGTATGAGAAATCACGTAAACTGACAAATGAACTTATGCAAAAATATCCGAATCTTAAGATGATCGCAGGAATGAACGAATATTCATCAGTAGGTGCTGCAAGGGCAGTTAAGGCAGCTGGAGCGAAAGACCGGATTCAGGTAGTTGGTGTCGACAGTTCACAGGAAGCTGTTCAGCTGATGGAAAATGGTGTATTTAAAGCGCTTGTTGTTCAGAAAGCTTTCAAGATGGGGTATATGGGTGTGAAGGAAACTGTACGTATGCTCAGAGGGAAAGATTATGAGAAAGATGTGAATTCCGGTTGTGAACTGGTTACACCTGACAATATGTACAATAGTGAGATCGAAAAACTGCTTTTTCCGTTTAATACGCTGAAGCTTTCATAA
- a CDS encoding cache domain-containing sensor histidine kinase: MKNKNLSARFIGKFSSIQSVIFATVAVLVLSAVVIVTGVSMKFTNTSIFENSSEYTHTIIQQMNQNIDSYIDYMENIAYLISSNEDVQDYLFDEKIDNEGRYRILNQFQTILDSRSDIRNVGIISKNGRMLINDGSKSVNQDLDLNTQEWYATALEKPNGPILTSSHVQHIISGERPWVITLSRGIRDRSGSGEKEGVFFIDLNYSAISGLCDQSTVGTKGYAFILDAKGNIVYHPQQQQLYNELQTENISLIMDTDEDTVLTGTGNDGKLYSISRSEKTGWTVVDCTNVKELLSKSRQAQSVYVLTAIILVIVALLFSRFMARSITLPIQKLRDSMKKVQEGDFSVSDVVVDSKNEIGSLTKSFDVMTHRIHELMEQNVHEQEEKRKSELKALQSQINPHFLYNTLDSIIWMAEGKKNEEVVLMTASLARLLRQSISNEDEVVPIANEVEYARGYLTIQKMRYKDKLEFQIEVDSSILYIPLIKLVLQPIIENAIYHGLKYKESKGLLIVKGFMKDGNAVLQVIDDGVGMDEETLAHIYDKHKVNYHSNGVGVYNVQKRLKLYYGEDYGITYTSELGKGTTATITIPGRQEGQI; the protein is encoded by the coding sequence ATGAAAAATAAAAATCTGTCGGCGAGATTTATTGGAAAATTCAGCAGTATCCAGAGCGTTATCTTTGCAACTGTTGCAGTCCTGGTCCTGAGTGCGGTTGTGATCGTTACCGGTGTTTCTATGAAATTTACCAATACATCTATTTTTGAAAATTCATCGGAATATACGCATACGATCATCCAGCAAATGAATCAGAATATTGATTCCTATATTGATTATATGGAGAATATTGCGTATCTGATCTCGAGTAACGAGGATGTGCAGGATTACCTTTTTGATGAAAAAATCGATAACGAAGGAAGATACCGTATTTTAAATCAGTTCCAGACAATTCTGGACAGCCGGAGTGATATTCGAAATGTTGGTATCATCAGTAAGAATGGACGGATGCTGATTAATGATGGAAGTAAATCGGTAAATCAGGATCTGGATCTCAATACGCAGGAATGGTATGCTACTGCACTCGAAAAGCCTAATGGTCCGATCCTGACTTCTTCCCATGTACAGCACATCATTAGTGGAGAACGCCCATGGGTGATCACACTGAGCCGTGGAATCCGTGACCGGAGCGGTAGCGGTGAAAAAGAAGGTGTCTTTTTTATCGATCTGAACTACAGCGCGATCAGTGGACTCTGTGATCAGAGTACAGTTGGAACAAAGGGATATGCGTTTATTCTTGATGCAAAAGGAAATATTGTTTATCACCCACAGCAGCAACAGCTCTACAATGAACTGCAGACCGAAAATATCAGTCTGATCATGGATACGGATGAAGATACCGTACTGACCGGTACCGGAAACGACGGAAAACTGTATTCCATCTCACGTTCAGAAAAGACCGGGTGGACGGTTGTTGACTGTACGAATGTGAAGGAACTTTTGAGTAAAAGTCGGCAGGCACAGAGTGTCTATGTACTGACGGCAATCATACTGGTCATTGTGGCACTTCTTTTTTCAAGATTTATGGCAAGGAGTATTACTCTTCCGATACAGAAACTCCGTGATTCCATGAAAAAAGTACAGGAAGGTGATTTCAGCGTTTCTGATGTTGTGGTAGATTCAAAAAATGAAATCGGCAGTCTGACAAAGTCCTTTGATGTGATGACACACCGGATACATGAACTGATGGAGCAGAATGTCCACGAACAGGAAGAAAAACGTAAGAGCGAGTTGAAAGCATTACAGTCCCAGATCAATCCACATTTCCTTTATAATACGCTGGATTCGATCATCTGGATGGCAGAAGGAAAGAAAAATGAAGAAGTTGTTCTTATGACGGCATCTCTTGCAAGACTTCTCCGTCAGAGTATCAGCAATGAGGATGAAGTTGTTCCGATCGCGAATGAAGTAGAGTATGCGCGCGGCTATCTGACGATACAGAAAATGCGTTACAAGGACAAACTGGAATTCCAGATTGAGGTAGATTCTTCTATATTATATATCCCTCTGATAAAGCTTGTACTTCAGCCAATCATAGAGAATGCAATCTACCATGGACTTAAATATAAAGAAAGTAAGGGCCTTCTTATTGTAAAAGGATTTATGAAGGATGGAAATGCAGTCCTTCAGGTGATTGACGATGGAGTTGGAATGGATGAAGAAACTCTTGCTCATATTTATGATAAACATAAAGTGAATTATCATTCCAACGGAGTAGGTGTCTATAATGTACAGAAACGTTTAAAACTCTATTATGGAGAAGATTACGGAATTACGTATACCAGTGAATTGGGTAAAGGAACAACTGCAACGATCACAATTCCAGGCAGACAGGAGGGACAGATATGA
- a CDS encoding response regulator: MYRILLVDDEILVRDAIKENIDWKGMDCELVGDCENGKEAAEFVKEHPVDIVLTDILMPYMDGMELSNFLHDNYPEIVIVIFSGFGEFEYAKKAIQYGVSEYLLKPVTAMELTGVIEKMKKKVEQQRLEKSKMDALAQNSEEYRKNKQIIRSKNIEALVNCTTDVNASIERLAEMGIDISAASYRVAIFDIDLYSGMYQLDTEKRQESALMAFVLFNISDEIVTREEAGIAYQEGNNRVGILFQEKWSRNFTSRTKEICHEIQEKTKEVMGFDVSMGIGKWVKKPEELIQSHDMAAQTLQYRYLLGGNLLIDMEEQHPVQEIAIEDDLAELKEAMKTGQKEQVYQILIKIEDSIRPGTYGKSRACMYLQQVIRTMDNACEDVSADMDRIREDRDELLRQITDQKFFEDACKVVQKHTDRIFEILSELNTSSSKRQARLAIDYIQKNYMDPDLSLNSICSYLNISTSYFSTIFKDETGETFTEVLIRTRMEKAKELLENTTLKNYEIAEKVGFSDPHYFGISFKKMTGCTPTEYAREKRR, translated from the coding sequence ATGTATCGCATTTTACTAGTAGATGATGAAATCCTTGTTCGAGATGCAATCAAAGAAAACATTGACTGGAAGGGCATGGACTGTGAACTGGTCGGAGATTGTGAAAACGGCAAAGAGGCAGCAGAATTTGTAAAAGAACATCCGGTGGATATTGTGTTGACAGATATATTGATGCCATACATGGACGGAATGGAACTGAGCAATTTTCTGCATGATAATTATCCGGAAATTGTAATTGTGATTTTTAGCGGATTCGGAGAATTTGAATATGCAAAAAAGGCAATTCAGTATGGAGTAAGTGAATATCTATTGAAACCGGTGACAGCGATGGAACTTACCGGGGTAATTGAAAAAATGAAGAAAAAAGTGGAACAGCAGCGTCTTGAAAAAAGTAAAATGGATGCACTGGCCCAAAACTCGGAAGAGTATCGTAAAAATAAGCAGATAATCCGGTCAAAAAATATAGAAGCACTTGTAAACTGCACGACAGATGTGAATGCAAGTATTGAACGTCTTGCAGAAATGGGGATTGACATCTCCGCAGCAAGCTACCGCGTGGCAATCTTTGATATTGACCTCTATTCCGGCATGTACCAGCTGGATACAGAAAAACGTCAGGAAAGCGCACTGATGGCATTTGTTCTTTTCAACATCAGCGATGAGATCGTCACCAGAGAAGAAGCCGGTATTGCCTATCAGGAAGGCAATAACCGAGTCGGAATCCTTTTTCAGGAAAAATGGAGCCGTAATTTTACATCCAGAACAAAAGAAATCTGTCATGAGATTCAGGAAAAAACAAAAGAGGTTATGGGATTTGACGTATCCATGGGTATCGGTAAATGGGTAAAAAAACCAGAAGAACTGATCCAGTCACACGATATGGCTGCACAGACCCTTCAGTATCGTTATCTCCTTGGTGGAAACCTTCTTATTGATATGGAAGAACAGCACCCCGTTCAGGAAATCGCAATCGAAGATGATCTGGCAGAACTCAAAGAAGCCATGAAGACCGGACAGAAGGAGCAGGTTTACCAGATCCTCATAAAGATTGAAGATTCCATTCGTCCAGGCACTTATGGAAAAAGCCGTGCCTGCATGTATCTGCAGCAGGTCATCCGTACAATGGACAATGCATGCGAAGATGTATCTGCTGATATGGACAGGATCAGAGAAGACAGAGATGAACTGCTCCGCCAGATAACAGATCAGAAATTTTTTGAAGATGCCTGCAAAGTTGTACAGAAACATACGGACAGGATTTTTGAGATCCTTTCTGAACTGAATACATCCAGCAGCAAGAGGCAGGCCCGACTTGCGATTGACTACATACAGAAAAATTATATGGATCCGGATCTGAGTCTGAACAGTATCTGTTCTTATCTGAATATCAGCACCAGCTATTTCAGTACGATTTTTAAAGACGAGACAGGCGAGACATTTACCGAAGTCCTGATTCGGACCAGAATGGAAAAAGCAAAAGAACTGCTGGAAAATACAACCTTAAAGAACTATGAGATCGCAGAAAAAGTCGGATTTTCTGATCCACATTATTTCGGAATCTCATTTAAGAAAATGACCGGATGCACACCTACGGAATATGCAAGGGAGAAGCGTAGATGA
- a CDS encoding class II fructose-bisphosphate aldolase, which translates to MLVTLSEILQLAEAKKCAVGSFNTPNLESIMAVIGAAEELNVPVIIMHAEVHEPMMPISVIGPIMIERAKAAKVPVCVHLDHGETLAYLDQALNIGFTSVMFDGSALPYEENVANTKIAVKLAHAKGASVEAEIGTLGKRELGLGHDDGIPTGDEPKKIYTDPKLAEAFVNETGIDALACSFGTAHGLYLTKPKLDMSVLENVKARVNIPLVMHGGSGVSEEDYRKVIARGVRKINYYTYMAKAGGTGVESKLPFKEMPIVHQGRKYKMHYLLQEEGKEIPVYYHDIVDWGMKAMKKNAYEAMKIFSNK; encoded by the coding sequence ATGCTCGTAACGTTATCTGAGATCCTACAGCTTGCAGAGGCTAAGAAATGTGCTGTAGGATCTTTTAACACACCAAACCTTGAGAGTATTATGGCTGTTATTGGTGCAGCTGAAGAATTAAATGTACCGGTAATCATAATGCATGCGGAAGTACATGAGCCAATGATGCCAATCAGTGTGATTGGACCAATCATGATCGAAAGAGCCAAAGCTGCCAAAGTTCCGGTATGTGTTCACTTGGATCATGGCGAAACACTTGCATATCTTGACCAGGCATTAAATATTGGATTTACATCTGTTATGTTTGATGGCTCGGCTCTTCCATATGAAGAGAATGTAGCTAACACTAAGATCGCAGTCAAACTTGCGCATGCAAAAGGTGCATCCGTAGAAGCAGAGATTGGTACGCTTGGCAAACGAGAACTTGGATTGGGACATGACGACGGAATCCCGACAGGCGATGAGCCGAAGAAAATCTATACAGATCCGAAACTGGCAGAAGCATTTGTTAATGAAACAGGTATTGATGCACTGGCTTGTTCATTTGGAACAGCACATGGTCTGTATCTGACCAAGCCGAAGCTTGATATGTCTGTACTTGAGAATGTTAAAGCGAGAGTAAATATTCCACTTGTTATGCATGGTGGATCTGGTGTCAGTGAAGAAGACTACAGGAAAGTTATCGCCCGTGGCGTAAGAAAGATCAACTACTATACATATATGGCAAAAGCCGGCGGAACTGGTGTAGAGAGCAAACTTCCATTTAAAGAAATGCCAATTGTTCACCAGGGCAGGAAATATAAGATGCATTATTTACTTCAGGAAGAGGGAAAGGAAATTCCGGTTTACTATCATGACATCGTAGACTGGGGAATGAAAGCCATGAAGAAAAATGCTTATGAGGCTATGAAGATATTCTCAAATAAATAA
- a CDS encoding cupin domain-containing protein → MAKIARPEIEIEELTGEGSGILKKNALLYGKELGEHCRMYTEVVMPEGSDLAFHVHEGESETYYILTGTGIYNDNGTKYPVKAGDVVFCDDGEGHGLLNNGKEDLKFIALILKK, encoded by the coding sequence ATGGCAAAAATCGCAAGACCGGAAATTGAAATCGAAGAACTGACCGGTGAAGGCTCCGGTATATTAAAGAAAAATGCCTTGCTGTACGGCAAAGAGCTGGGAGAACACTGCAGAATGTATACAGAAGTTGTTATGCCTGAAGGCAGTGATCTTGCTTTTCATGTACATGAAGGAGAATCAGAAACCTATTATATTTTGACCGGAACCGGAATTTATAATGACAATGGTACGAAGTATCCGGTAAAAGCAGGAGATGTCGTCTTTTGTGATGATGGAGAAGGACATGGACTTCTGAATAATGGAAAAGAAGATCTCAAATTTATCGCACTTATTTTGAAAAAATAA
- a CDS encoding aldo/keto reductase: protein MKYQEIKYVTKPLSKIIFGCAIPSMIQGEDADELLDEVYAQGITTFDTAENYGLSEVSLGHWLKNRGNREKVVIISKGCHPYDGRDRVTPEDLKHDIEQSFERLGTDYIDIYLMHRDDLKVEPGPMVEILNEYHKAGKIGAFGGSNWTHQRIAEANRYAVEHGLVPFSVSSPNFGLCDQIGDPWGGGPGCVTISGPSNEEARAWYRDNHIPVLAYSSLGRGMFAGIVKSDDIEGAKKILDPNAVKGYCYPENFERLARAEQLAKEKDCTVPQIALAWILNQDFEVFPLVSAKKASRIASNAKALDIVLAKEEVEWLDLRRDRR from the coding sequence GTGAAATACCAGGAAATAAAATATGTCACAAAACCATTATCGAAGATCATTTTTGGATGTGCGATACCGTCAATGATTCAGGGGGAAGATGCAGATGAATTGCTGGATGAGGTTTATGCACAGGGAATTACGACTTTTGATACAGCTGAAAATTATGGATTGAGTGAGGTCTCTCTGGGGCATTGGCTCAAAAACCGTGGAAACAGAGAAAAAGTCGTGATCATTTCCAAAGGATGCCATCCATATGATGGGAGAGACCGAGTGACTCCGGAAGATCTGAAACATGATATTGAACAGTCTTTTGAACGATTAGGCACAGATTATATAGATATTTATCTGATGCACAGAGATGACCTGAAGGTTGAACCAGGGCCGATGGTAGAAATTTTAAACGAATATCATAAAGCAGGAAAGATTGGTGCATTTGGAGGATCAAACTGGACACACCAGAGAATCGCAGAAGCTAATCGTTATGCAGTAGAACATGGACTTGTTCCATTTTCTGTATCAAGCCCAAATTTCGGGCTCTGTGATCAGATCGGAGATCCCTGGGGCGGTGGCCCGGGATGTGTAACAATTTCAGGCCCTTCTAATGAAGAAGCAAGAGCGTGGTATCGGGATAACCATATACCTGTACTGGCGTATTCCAGTCTTGGAAGAGGAATGTTTGCCGGAATCGTCAAAAGCGATGACATAGAAGGGGCGAAGAAAATCCTGGATCCGAATGCAGTGAAAGGATACTGTTATCCTGAGAATTTTGAACGCCTTGCAAGAGCAGAACAGTTGGCAAAAGAAAAGGACTGCACAGTACCGCAGATTGCACTTGCATGGATCCTGAATCAGGATTTTGAGGTCTTTCCGCTTGTCAGTGCCAAAAAGGCGAGCAGGATCGCAAGCAATGCGAAGGCTTTGGATATTGTACTTGCAAAAGAAGAAGTAGAATGGCTTGATTTGAGAAGAGATAGGAGATAA
- a CDS encoding aldose 1-epimerase family protein, with protein MNPYIGHETQISGVEEHRLVGGKGDGMRLYEATNGKGLELTLSPDRNGDITRLRYKGINMSYFSPCGYVAPAYYDKTGSNWLQSFTAGFLTTCGLQAVGTPCTDDGEELPLHGSIANQPCAHSYWDENEKEIRIHSVTKDEVIFGRKLVLARTVKISKEENTFSIQDKIENTGSKTEPMEILYHMNMGYPLLDEESEIKIPSVEVKARDAHAEEDIANWMHMEKPQGNYQERCYYHKFEGSDGKASIYQPKLNVGLEISFDASKLDGFVEWKMMGVRDYVLGLECGNCYPDGRDVMRKTGMLKFLNPGESVEYQVNIKLFEK; from the coding sequence ATGAATCCTTATATTGGACATGAAACACAGATCAGTGGAGTTGAGGAACATCGCCTGGTTGGAGGCAAGGGAGACGGGATGCGCCTTTATGAGGCAACGAACGGAAAAGGCCTTGAGCTGACACTTTCCCCGGACAGAAATGGTGATATTACAAGACTTCGTTATAAAGGCATTAACATGAGTTATTTTTCCCCATGTGGTTATGTAGCTCCTGCATATTATGATAAAACAGGTTCAAACTGGCTGCAGTCATTTACAGCAGGTTTTTTAACTACCTGTGGTCTTCAGGCTGTTGGAACACCATGTACAGATGATGGAGAAGAACTTCCACTTCATGGTTCTATTGCAAATCAGCCATGTGCACACAGTTACTGGGACGAGAATGAAAAAGAAATCCGCATTCATTCAGTGACAAAAGACGAAGTGATCTTTGGAAGAAAATTGGTTCTGGCAAGAACTGTAAAAATTTCCAAAGAAGAAAATACATTTTCCATTCAGGATAAGATCGAAAATACAGGAAGCAAAACGGAACCGATGGAGATTCTGTATCATATGAATATGGGATATCCGCTCCTTGATGAAGAAAGTGAAATTAAGATTCCTTCCGTAGAAGTAAAAGCAAGAGATGCTCATGCGGAAGAAGATATTGCAAACTGGATGCATATGGAAAAACCACAGGGCAATTATCAGGAAAGATGTTATTATCATAAATTTGAAGGATCCGATGGAAAAGCAAGTATTTATCAGCCTAAATTAAATGTTGGACTGGAAATCAGCTTTGACGCTTCCAAACTGGATGGATTTGTAGAATGGAAGATGATGGGGGTACGTGATTATGTTCTTGGTCTGGAATGTGGAAACTGCTATCCGGATGGAAGAGATGTCATGAGAAAGACTGGTATGCTGAAATTCCTGAACCCGGGTGAATCTGTTGAATATCAGGTAAATATAAAATTATTTGAAAAATAA
- a CDS encoding FGGY-family carbohydrate kinase, whose protein sequence is MKIAGLDIGTTGCKCTVFDEQGRYLNKAYKDYPVRRSVSGHEVDVSTIMDGVYAVVAEMAKEYPDIAGIGVTSFGETFVMTDENGKPLHTAMLYTDPRGEEECKALTEKFGARELAGITGLRAHQMYSIPKMMWIKKNRPEIYDAAAYIFLMEDYVVYHLTGKRQIDYSLATRTMAFDIKKLDWSKEIFEVAGIDVNKMSKTVPTGTDAGAITAEAAEKTGLAPSTHIVSISHDQVSAAIGAGAFDSSVAVDGAGTVECVTPIYDSIPDIDAMYDGYFSIVPYVIPGKYVAYAFSYTGGALIQWCVDNLAKDEKRAAADRDLSVNEYLEKKYATERGEENPSNLLILPHFAGAATPYMDTGSKGAILGLTTDTTVADIYRGCMEGVVYEMLVNTSALKKSGCKFKKLNATGGGARSGEWMQMKADMLNVPITALKTVDAGTVGSAMLTGIATGVFKDLNDAAEHMVEETVEYLPRKEMHEKYMHIFERYAKVYQAVRPLV, encoded by the coding sequence ATGAAAATTGCAGGATTGGATATAGGAACGACCGGTTGTAAATGTACGGTGTTTGATGAACAGGGCAGGTATCTGAATAAAGCATACAAAGATTATCCGGTCCGCAGAAGTGTCAGCGGACATGAAGTAGATGTATCTACGATCATGGATGGGGTTTATGCAGTAGTCGCAGAAATGGCAAAAGAATATCCGGACATTGCCGGAATCGGTGTGACCAGTTTCGGAGAAACTTTTGTTATGACAGATGAAAATGGTAAACCACTTCATACAGCCATGCTTTATACAGACCCACGTGGAGAAGAAGAATGCAAAGCTTTGACAGAAAAGTTCGGTGCACGTGAACTTGCCGGAATCACCGGTCTGCGAGCACATCAGATGTACAGTATCCCTAAAATGATGTGGATTAAGAAAAACAGACCTGAGATTTACGATGCAGCTGCATATATATTCCTGATGGAAGATTATGTAGTATATCATCTTACTGGAAAACGCCAGATTGATTATTCTCTGGCTACCAGGACTATGGCATTTGATATTAAGAAACTTGACTGGAGTAAGGAAATTTTTGAAGTAGCCGGCATTGATGTGAATAAAATGTCAAAGACGGTACCGACAGGTACAGATGCCGGAGCAATTACGGCAGAGGCTGCAGAGAAAACCGGTCTTGCACCGTCTACACATATCGTATCGATCAGTCATGATCAGGTATCTGCGGCAATCGGAGCCGGTGCATTTGATTCTTCTGTTGCAGTGGATGGCGCAGGGACTGTTGAATGTGTAACTCCAATTTATGATTCCATTCCGGATATAGATGCAATGTACGATGGATATTTTTCCATTGTACCATATGTGATCCCCGGAAAATATGTTGCTTATGCTTTTTCCTATACCGGCGGGGCACTGATCCAGTGGTGTGTGGATAATCTTGCAAAAGATGAAAAAAGAGCAGCAGCAGACAGAGACCTTTCAGTGAATGAATATCTCGAAAAGAAATATGCAACAGAGCGCGGTGAAGAAAATCCAAGCAATCTGTTGATTCTTCCTCATTTTGCCGGAGCGGCAACACCTTATATGGACACAGGATCCAAAGGAGCAATTCTTGGACTTACCACAGACACGACTGTAGCAGATATTTATCGAGGCTGCATGGAAGGTGTTGTTTATGAAATGTTGGTGAACACCAGCGCATTGAAGAAATCTGGATGTAAATTCAAAAAGCTCAATGCAACCGGTGGCGGTGCAAGGTCAGGAGAATGGATGCAGATGAAAGCAGACATGCTGAATGTACCGATCACAGCACTCAAAACAGTTGATGCAGGTACAGTTGGCAGTGCTATGCTGACAGGTATTGCCACAGGAGTATTCAAAGACTTGAATGATGCGGCTGAACATATGGTAGAAGAAACCGTGGAATACCTTCCAAGAAAGGAAATGCATGAAAAATACATGCATATCTTTGAAAGATATGCGAAAGTATATCAGGCAGTAAGACCGCTCGTGTAA
- a CDS encoding L-fucose/L-arabinose isomerase family protein translates to MSKKMTFALAFCNRGFMPGELIYGAREDMIKAVTDAGYDYIAMDADLTRYGGIETRDEGLLYAKWLKEHEGQYDGVIFSMPIFADENGAITALQDAGVPILMQAYPDEIGKMDFAHRRDAFCGKFSVTDVFTQYQVPFTVLKPHVVHPLSEKFQENLRDFAAICRVVNGMKRFTIGCIGARTTAFKTTRFDEIGLQKNGITVEAFDLSEVFYKVNAKEDNDPAVLAKKERLENYTDFSNVPEDKKIMLSKISVVIDEYVEEYHLDALAIRCWNEMETILRVCPCVLLSELNDRGIATSCEIDLTSAISMRAMQLASEQPTAVLDWNNNYGDAEDKLILFHCGSCAQSLMTKKGTVTSHKMFDKGDPGSGWGTNEGRIRPFKTTISNCLTVDGKIKIYASEAEFTDDPIEDAYFGCAGVCQIPNMEDKMIRLARGGFKHHTCVGVGHMKDILKEAFTTYLGYEWVDID, encoded by the coding sequence ATGAGCAAAAAAATGACATTTGCATTGGCATTTTGTAACCGAGGATTTATGCCAGGCGAGCTGATCTACGGAGCAAGAGAGGATATGATCAAAGCTGTAACGGACGCAGGATATGATTATATCGCAATGGATGCAGACCTGACAAGATACGGCGGAATCGAGACAAGAGACGAAGGCCTTCTCTATGCAAAATGGCTCAAAGAGCACGAAGGACAGTATGACGGCGTTATCTTCTCTATGCCAATCTTTGCAGATGAGAATGGTGCGATCACAGCACTTCAGGATGCAGGCGTTCCGATCCTGATGCAGGCATATCCGGATGAAATCGGCAAGATGGATTTTGCACACAGACGTGATGCATTCTGCGGTAAATTTTCTGTAACAGATGTATTTACTCAGTATCAGGTTCCATTTACAGTATTAAAACCACATGTAGTTCATCCGCTTTCTGAGAAATTCCAGGAGAACTTAAGAGATTTTGCTGCTATCTGCCGAGTTGTTAACGGTATGAAACGCTTTACGATCGGATGCATCGGAGCAAGAACTACAGCATTCAAGACTACACGTTTTGATGAGATTGGTTTACAGAAAAATGGTATTACGGTAGAAGCATTTGACCTTTCTGAGGTATTCTATAAAGTAAACGCAAAAGAAGATAACGATCCGGCCGTACTGGCTAAAAAAGAACGCCTTGAGAACTATACAGATTTCTCAAATGTTCCGGAAGACAAGAAGATTATGCTTTCCAAGATCTCCGTTGTTATTGATGAATATGTTGAAGAGTACCATCTGGATGCACTTGCAATCCGTTGCTGGAATGAAATGGAAACAATCCTTCGCGTATGTCCATGCGTACTCCTTTCTGAACTGAATGACCGTGGAATCGCAACATCCTGCGAGATCGATCTGACATCTGCAATCTCCATGCGTGCAATGCAGCTGGCAAGCGAACAGCCGACAGCAGTACTTGACTGGAACAACAACTACGGCGATGCAGAAGATAAACTGATTCTTTTCCACTGTGGATCCTGTGCACAGAGTCTGATGACAAAGAAAGGAACCGTTACATCCCACAAGATGTTTGACAAAGGTGATCCGGGAAGTGGCTGGGGAACCAACGAAGGAAGAATTCGTCCATTCAAGACAACAATTTCTAACTGCCTGACAGTAGACGGTAAGATCAAAATCTATGCATCTGAAGCAGAATTTACCGATGATCCGATCGAGGATGCATACTTTGGATGCGCCGGTGTATGCCAGATCCCGAATATGGAAGACAAGATGATCCGTCTGGCAAGAGGTGGATTTAAACATCATACATGTGTAGGTGTCGGACATATGAAAGACATCTTAAAAGAAGCATTTACTACATATCTGGGATATGAATGGGTAGATATTGACTAG